A genomic window from Bernardetia sp. includes:
- the murB gene encoding UDP-N-acetylmuramate dehydrogenase has product MTFQVRNNISLQNYTTFGVAATAQNFIEITSTEQLIEVLTFAEQENIHSIFILGGGSNVLFLKDFDGLVIKNSIKGIEKVKEDENEVILSVGAGENWHQFVLFCLEKNYGGIENLSLIPGTVGAAPMQNIGAYGVEIKNVVTNVKVLNRKTKKVEWISNAECKFGYRSSIFKNEAKDKYIILEVEFKLTKQNHTLNTSYGAIKDALETQIATIQNISKAVISIRDSKLPNPKEIGNGGSFFKNPEIATSQFETLKKEFPTMVGYPVSDTTTKVAAGWLIEACGWKGKVVGNTGAHKNQALVLVNYGNAKGEEIWNLAKEIQKSVYNTFGIKIEPEINIIG; this is encoded by the coding sequence ATGACATTTCAAGTTCGAAATAATATTTCCCTTCAAAACTATACTACATTTGGTGTCGCAGCCACAGCACAAAATTTTATAGAAATAACGTCGACAGAACAGCTAATAGAAGTGCTAACCTTTGCAGAACAAGAAAATATTCATTCTATTTTTATTTTGGGAGGAGGAAGTAATGTTCTTTTTTTGAAAGATTTTGACGGATTAGTTATCAAAAACTCTATCAAGGGAATTGAGAAAGTAAAAGAAGATGAAAACGAGGTTATTCTTAGCGTAGGAGCAGGTGAAAATTGGCATCAGTTTGTACTTTTTTGCTTGGAAAAAAATTATGGAGGCATAGAAAATCTTTCTCTTATTCCTGGTACGGTAGGGGCAGCTCCGATGCAAAATATTGGTGCATATGGAGTAGAAATAAAAAATGTAGTAACGAACGTAAAAGTACTAAACAGAAAAACAAAAAAAGTAGAATGGATTTCAAATGCAGAATGCAAGTTTGGTTATCGTAGCAGTATTTTCAAAAATGAAGCAAAAGATAAATACATTATTTTAGAAGTAGAATTCAAACTCACTAAACAAAATCATACACTAAACACATCTTATGGAGCGATAAAAGATGCTTTAGAAACCCAAATTGCTACTATTCAAAATATTAGTAAGGCAGTTATTTCCATCAGAGACTCCAAATTACCCAATCCAAAAGAGATAGGTAACGGAGGAAGTTTTTTCAAAAATCCAGAAATTGCTACCTCTCAATTTGAAACATTAAAAAAAGAATTTCCTACTATGGTGGGTTATCCTGTCTCTGATACAACAACAAAAGTAGCTGCAGGCTGGCTTATTGAGGCTTGTGGGTGGAAAGGAAAAGTAGTCGGAAATACAGGAGCGCACAAAAATCAAGCTCTCGTTTTGGTCAATTATGGAAATGCTAAAGGAGAAGAAATTTGGAACTTAGCCAAAGAAATTCAGAAGTCTGTTTATAATACGTTTGGAATAAAGATAGAGCCAGAGATTAACATTATAGGATAA
- a CDS encoding L-threonylcarbamoyladenylate synthase yields MAELLKIHPDNPQESKLQKVVETLKNGGVIIYPTDTVYGIGCDFTNAKAVEKVCKIKGIDPKKMHLSFICYDLSDISLYAHRVTNHVFKVMKKALPGAFTFILDSSNKVPKVGGVKKNQVGIRVPNHKIPRMIVQELGNPIVTTSVYDKNGNPMTDPSLMKEEYEHLVDIVIDAGMGDVQPSTVIRCIEDNIILLRQGAGDIEKFADVLSKEEAESLLVEEE; encoded by the coding sequence ATGGCAGAACTCCTAAAAATACACCCAGACAATCCTCAAGAGAGTAAACTTCAGAAAGTAGTTGAGACATTAAAAAATGGTGGTGTAATTATTTATCCTACGGATACAGTGTATGGAATAGGTTGTGATTTTACAAATGCGAAAGCTGTGGAAAAAGTCTGTAAAATCAAGGGTATTGACCCTAAGAAAATGCACCTTTCCTTTATCTGCTACGATTTGAGCGATATCAGCTTATACGCACACAGAGTAACAAATCACGTTTTTAAGGTAATGAAAAAAGCCTTACCTGGTGCATTTACTTTCATTTTGGATTCCAGTAATAAAGTACCAAAAGTAGGTGGAGTAAAGAAAAATCAAGTGGGTATTCGTGTTCCCAACCACAAAATTCCTAGAATGATTGTTCAAGAGCTAGGAAACCCTATCGTAACGACTTCTGTGTATGATAAAAATGGAAATCCAATGACTGACCCTTCGCTTATGAAGGAAGAGTACGAACACCTAGTAGATATTGTAATTGATGCTGGTATGGGTGATGTTCAACCATCGACAGTGATTCGTTGTATAGAAGATAATATTATTTTACTTCGCCAAGGAGCAGGAGATATAGAAAAGTTTGCTGATGTGCTTTCAAAAGAAGAAGCCGAATCACTTTTGGTAGAAGAAGAGTAG
- a CDS encoding STAS domain-containing protein — translation MQFTLNKQEKYTVFKLQEEKLDSSVAPKLKTEFFTLYQSGMVNLIFDMSDIKYVDSSGLSSILVAKRLSEQINGFLALAAVSEHVMKLMTISKLDSVLNIIPTVEESVDAVFMAELERDIKENEKNSN, via the coding sequence ATGCAATTTACACTCAACAAACAAGAAAAATATACTGTATTTAAGCTACAAGAAGAAAAACTAGATTCTTCTGTTGCTCCAAAGTTAAAGACAGAGTTTTTTACACTTTATCAATCAGGAATGGTCAATCTTATTTTTGATATGAGCGATATCAAATATGTAGATTCGTCTGGACTTAGTTCTATCTTGGTTGCCAAACGTCTTTCAGAGCAAATCAATGGATTCTTGGCTTTAGCTGCTGTAAGTGAGCATGTAATGAAGCTCATGACAATTTCAAAATTAGACAGTGTTTTAAATATTATTCCAACGGTAGAAGAATCAGTAGATGCTGTTTTTATGGCAGAATTAGAACGTGATATCAAAGAAAATGAAAAGAATAGCAACTAA
- a CDS encoding two-component regulator propeller domain-containing protein — MQYRFHHIFSRPLFAFVMLLLFILTSSNAFVVAQNNGTQDLPKLRVEQLSIDQGLSQNTVNAMIQDSEGYLWIGTDDGLNRYNAYDVTIFRHKREDSLSIIDNQIMSIYEDTNHNIWIGTIAGVSIFDRKTQSFKSFYKKEGDPNTLVDNEVKAITEDKEGFIWLGTANGLSKYDYNNNSFTNFVASEEDSTMLGSNDIAKLYVDKANNLWIGTNSFGVNRWSSDRSEKKLYRYNRSDTTSLWGFGGYDIKEDADGNIWIASEGGFNQYNPNIDGFDRYRYQGKSYSLQSFTLGSNNTFWGAGHDYIYKLDLKTKEVIRYRTSFDALGQMPAIVRTKENVIWVASRNLGAIKYDPLTNQFDYYYYEIGNKNSLPQRNVWAMLKDSEGIVWVSTNNGFARIDRSGVIPKYYNIYGGEGKNDLKDSKTGALLETNEGQLWVATGADISRLVSFSEKGGAKFVTLEADLKDSTTVQRQILNLLQDKQGTVWVGTFDGFYKMTPSQRNEFGYEAQHFLDDEDIWTTYEDRSGILWLGTAQGLIKVIRDENNTPIDYKYYKHDPENLKSVSHNTVRAIAEDSKGNFWVGTTNGLNIMNRETGEFEHWGQRNDLANYAIYGILVDEKDNLWISTNFGLMRLLGDDSIDDAKRMTNYNPKDGLQSSEFNSGAFFKAEDGEMFFGGIQGLNAFYPQNIKASMYVPPVVMTDFKVLNRSVGIQSLGNPDSPLKVDISQTEEMTLTYEDRVVTFEFAAINFRRPEKTNYSYILEGFDKDWNEVGSRRFATYSNLPAGNYTFRVKASNSDGIENKEEIAIKIKVLPPWWKSWWFLTIATLSVLGISFGFYKSRMNAVKRQNDTLERLVGERTAEIGQQNLKLESQKTEIERSYSNIRVLSEIGQKITSILDLDTVISSVYEYVNELTDATAFGIGIYNPNKERIDFRGFIENGERIPDSYDNITDENKLSVVCLTRNEDIIINNFAKEHTKYISEVSLDRVGDMYQSIIYLPLLLEGKIVGVLTVQSHKTNAYSKNDLTILRTLASYISIALDNARTYTQLEGANELIRTKNQAIMDSIRYGETIQHAILPDPQDFIRNFDDHFIIFKPQAVVSGDFYWSIRTGNKTFVAVVDCTGHGVPGAFMSMIGNTILNEIVTLQDVTEPAQILENLNQGIFEALHQEDYQNLDGMDVCLCVIDDADELNMRVVNFAGAKRPLFILKNDKLIEVKGSRKSIGGRQKSDSDYEQRQLLLHPGDILYLTTDGYVDQNNSERIKYGTLHFKKILASFTGMSLHEQKEVLLEEMRNHMGEEEQRDDITLIGLKI; from the coding sequence ATGCAATATAGATTCCATCATATTTTTTCAAGACCTTTATTTGCATTTGTGATGCTCTTGTTATTTATCCTAACAAGCAGCAATGCTTTTGTAGTAGCTCAAAATAATGGAACACAAGACTTGCCAAAACTAAGAGTAGAACAACTTTCTATTGACCAAGGCTTATCCCAAAATACGGTCAATGCAATGATACAAGACAGTGAGGGATACTTATGGATAGGCACAGATGATGGATTGAATCGCTATAATGCTTATGATGTTACTATTTTTCGCCACAAAAGAGAGGATTCATTATCTATTATAGATAATCAGATAATGTCTATCTATGAAGATACTAACCATAATATCTGGATAGGTACGATAGCAGGAGTATCTATTTTTGATCGTAAAACACAATCTTTTAAATCCTTTTACAAAAAAGAAGGAGACCCAAACACGTTAGTAGATAATGAGGTAAAGGCTATAACAGAAGATAAAGAAGGTTTTATATGGCTCGGTACAGCAAATGGTCTTAGCAAATACGACTATAACAATAACTCTTTTACCAACTTTGTAGCTTCAGAAGAGGACTCTACTATGCTTGGAAGTAATGATATTGCCAAATTGTATGTAGATAAAGCAAATAACCTATGGATAGGAACAAATAGTTTCGGTGTAAATAGATGGTCTAGTGATCGTTCAGAAAAGAAATTATACCGATATAACCGTTCAGATACAACTTCTCTTTGGGGGTTTGGCGGCTATGATATAAAGGAAGATGCAGACGGGAACATTTGGATTGCATCAGAAGGAGGATTCAATCAATATAATCCAAACATTGATGGATTTGATCGCTACCGTTATCAAGGTAAATCATATAGTCTTCAATCATTTACTTTAGGAAGCAATAATACTTTTTGGGGAGCTGGGCATGATTATATTTACAAATTGGACTTAAAAACCAAAGAGGTTATTAGATATAGAACTTCATTTGATGCTTTAGGACAAATGCCAGCAATAGTCAGAACAAAGGAAAATGTCATTTGGGTAGCCTCTAGAAATCTAGGAGCTATTAAGTATGACCCTCTAACAAATCAGTTTGACTACTACTACTATGAAATAGGAAACAAAAACTCTCTACCTCAGAGAAATGTGTGGGCAATGTTGAAAGATTCAGAAGGAATTGTTTGGGTAAGTACTAATAATGGATTTGCTCGCATAGATAGAAGTGGTGTAATTCCTAAGTATTACAATATTTATGGAGGAGAAGGAAAAAATGACTTGAAAGATTCTAAGACAGGAGCTTTACTTGAAACTAATGAAGGACAATTATGGGTAGCTACAGGAGCTGACATTTCTCGTTTGGTTAGTTTTTCTGAAAAAGGAGGAGCTAAATTTGTTACTTTAGAGGCTGACCTTAAAGATTCTACTACTGTTCAAAGACAAATATTGAACCTTCTACAAGACAAGCAAGGGACAGTTTGGGTAGGAACTTTTGATGGCTTCTACAAAATGACCCCATCTCAAAGAAATGAATTTGGATATGAAGCCCAACATTTTCTAGATGATGAAGATATTTGGACAACTTATGAAGATAGAAGTGGCATTTTATGGCTTGGTACTGCACAAGGATTAATAAAGGTAATTAGAGATGAAAATAATACACCTATTGATTATAAATACTATAAACACGACCCAGAAAATTTAAAATCTGTTAGTCATAATACTGTTAGAGCTATTGCAGAAGATTCTAAAGGCAACTTTTGGGTAGGAACTACCAATGGATTAAATATAATGAACCGTGAGACTGGAGAGTTTGAACACTGGGGACAGAGGAACGACCTTGCTAACTATGCTATTTATGGTATTTTGGTAGATGAAAAAGATAATCTTTGGATAAGTACCAACTTTGGCTTAATGCGTCTTTTGGGAGATGATAGTATAGATGATGCAAAACGCATGACCAATTATAATCCAAAAGATGGTTTGCAAAGTAGTGAATTTAACTCAGGAGCATTTTTTAAAGCTGAAGATGGAGAGATGTTTTTTGGGGGCATACAAGGATTAAATGCCTTTTATCCACAAAATATAAAAGCAAGCATGTATGTTCCTCCAGTAGTGATGACTGACTTTAAGGTACTCAACCGTTCAGTAGGCATTCAGAGTTTGGGAAATCCTGACTCGCCTCTAAAAGTAGATATTTCACAAACAGAAGAAATGACCCTCACTTATGAGGACAGAGTAGTTACCTTTGAATTTGCAGCTATTAATTTTAGAAGACCTGAAAAAACAAACTATTCCTATATTTTAGAAGGCTTTGATAAGGATTGGAATGAAGTAGGTAGCCGTCGTTTTGCAACATATAGTAACCTTCCTGCAGGAAATTATACATTTAGAGTAAAAGCATCAAATAGTGACGGGATAGAAAATAAAGAAGAAATCGCAATAAAAATAAAGGTTCTTCCTCCTTGGTGGAAGTCGTGGTGGTTCTTAACTATTGCAACCCTTTCTGTGCTTGGTATTTCATTTGGCTTCTACAAAAGTAGAATGAATGCTGTCAAACGTCAGAATGATACTTTGGAAAGACTTGTTGGAGAACGAACAGCAGAAATAGGGCAACAAAATCTTAAATTAGAAAGTCAAAAGACTGAAATTGAACGCTCATATAGCAATATTCGTGTACTTAGCGAAATAGGTCAGAAAATTACTTCTATCCTTGACCTTGACACAGTAATTAGCTCTGTTTATGAATATGTAAATGAGCTTACAGATGCTACTGCATTTGGTATTGGAATTTATAATCCAAATAAGGAGCGTATAGATTTTAGAGGTTTTATAGAAAATGGAGAACGCATTCCTGATAGCTATGATAATATTACAGATGAAAACAAACTTTCTGTGGTTTGTCTCACTCGGAATGAAGATATTATTATCAACAATTTTGCAAAAGAACATACGAAGTATATTAGTGAGGTTTCTTTAGATAGAGTGGGAGATATGTATCAGTCTATTATTTATCTACCTCTTCTTTTAGAGGGAAAAATTGTTGGGGTTTTGACAGTTCAAAGCCATAAAACAAATGCCTATTCTAAAAATGATTTGACTATTCTGCGTACGTTAGCCTCTTATATTTCTATTGCATTAGATAATGCTCGTACTTATACGCAATTAGAAGGAGCAAATGAGCTTATCAGAACAAAAAATCAAGCTATAATGGATAGTATTCGCTATGGAGAGACTATTCAGCATGCTATTCTTCCCGACCCTCAAGATTTTATCAGAAATTTTGATGACCATTTCATTATCTTCAAGCCACAAGCAGTCGTTTCAGGAGATTTTTATTGGTCTATACGTACAGGAAATAAAACCTTTGTTGCTGTTGTAGATTGTACAGGTCACGGAGTTCCAGGAGCGTTTATGTCTATGATTGGAAATACTATCTTAAATGAGATTGTAACTCTTCAAGATGTAACAGAGCCTGCTCAGATATTAGAAAACTTAAATCAAGGAATCTTTGAAGCTCTTCACCAAGAAGATTATCAAAATTTAGATGGAATGGATGTTTGCTTGTGCGTCATAGATGATGCAGATGAACTAAACATGCGAGTTGTGAATTTTGCTGGAGCAAAAAGACCTTTATTTATACTAAAAAATGACAAACTTATAGAGGTAAAAGGAAGCCGTAAATCTATTGGAGGAAGACAAAAGTCTGATTCAGATTATGAACAACGTCAGCTTTTACTACACCCTGGTGATATTCTGTATTTAACCACTGATGGATATGTAGATCAAAACAATTCTGAACGTATCAAATATGGTACACTTCACTTCAAAAAGATATTGGCTTCATTTACAGGAATGTCTTTACATGAACAAAAAGAAGTTCTTTTAGAAGAGATGAGAAATCACATGGGCGAAGAAGAACAACGTGATGATATAACACTTATAGGACTAAAAATATAA
- a CDS encoding SpoIIE family protein phosphatase, translated as MNQSYTTYNQPNQKFRGIKNKLQLYFSIYLLLTALIIGAIFMFYEKQKNIEEITDLLTTLHIDIQMLSGIENDFFTYETINNNFYKTGESEYLNHRKQKLYDVQRNLIALKNRKELRNKNIDKKLFQLKQAVGEYEVLFERLVQIIQRKGHKDYGKVGQMRKFIHQIENSDLPFNKETLLMIRRHEKDFIIRKEEEYIKKLSLAVQRLRSEIRSTIKNEKLQKEMVTLLRNYQYAFLDMVDYEKQIGLSIHEGMHYQTRQKAYKIADIIAEINKEGHLQAEQITQQIKYTLGAAIILCFILGMVVSYLISKKLSLPVRQLSNSIHKVIKNDFSEDYKINPVITNDEIGWLSKDFGLMLNKVQNSLSETQEKTWEIERSQAQIMDSIRYASQIQNAILPTEAELRELFTESFVIYKPQKVVSGDFYWVYRKRHKTFIAAVDCTGHGVPGAFMSMIGQTLLNKIVGQSKIYDPAMILEVLHLEIQHALKQNEGKNDDGMEVAICVIENTDLGKEVTFAGAHRPLYYVQDGQFLKAKGNRRSIGGKQKQEHQQFITHLIHLQTGDTIYLTTDGFADQNNDRREKYGTQRFIQFLDTIKEYPLTTQKLELIEEFDSFRNNEPQRDDLTILGIRV; from the coding sequence ATGAATCAAAGTTATACAACTTACAACCAGCCAAATCAAAAATTTAGAGGAATAAAGAATAAACTCCAACTTTATTTTAGCATCTATTTGTTATTGACAGCACTAATTATTGGAGCTATTTTTATGTTTTATGAGAAACAAAAAAACATAGAAGAAATTACTGATTTACTTACCACACTTCATATTGATATTCAAATGCTTAGTGGAATAGAAAATGATTTCTTTACTTATGAGACTATAAATAATAACTTCTACAAAACAGGGGAAAGCGAATATTTAAACCATCGTAAACAAAAACTATATGATGTTCAGCGCAATTTAATAGCATTAAAAAACAGAAAGGAGTTACGCAATAAAAATATTGATAAAAAGCTATTCCAATTAAAACAAGCTGTTGGAGAATATGAAGTCCTCTTCGAACGCCTAGTACAAATTATACAACGTAAAGGACATAAAGATTATGGTAAAGTAGGACAGATGCGTAAGTTCATTCATCAAATCGAAAACTCAGATTTGCCTTTTAATAAAGAAACACTGTTAATGATTAGAAGACATGAAAAAGATTTCATTATTCGAAAAGAAGAAGAGTATATCAAAAAATTATCACTCGCTGTACAAAGACTTCGTTCAGAGATTCGTTCAACTATAAAAAATGAAAAACTCCAAAAAGAAATGGTAACGCTATTACGAAATTACCAATATGCTTTTTTGGATATGGTAGATTATGAAAAACAAATTGGACTAAGCATCCATGAGGGAATGCACTACCAAACTAGGCAAAAAGCCTACAAAATTGCTGATATTATAGCAGAAATAAATAAAGAAGGACATTTACAAGCAGAGCAGATTACACAACAAATAAAATATACATTGGGAGCTGCTATCATACTATGTTTTATTTTGGGTATGGTTGTCAGTTATTTGATTAGTAAAAAACTCAGCTTACCAGTTCGTCAACTTTCCAACTCTATTCATAAAGTCATAAAAAATGATTTTTCAGAAGATTATAAAATAAATCCTGTTATTACAAATGATGAAATAGGTTGGCTTTCTAAAGACTTTGGTCTAATGCTTAATAAAGTTCAGAATAGTTTAAGCGAAACACAAGAAAAAACTTGGGAAATTGAACGTTCACAAGCTCAAATAATGGATTCAATTAGATATGCTAGTCAGATTCAGAATGCTATTTTACCTACTGAAGCTGAACTAAGAGAGCTTTTTACAGAAAGCTTTGTTATTTATAAGCCTCAAAAAGTAGTTTCAGGAGATTTTTACTGGGTCTATCGTAAGAGACATAAGACTTTCATTGCAGCAGTAGATTGTACAGGACATGGCGTTCCAGGAGCTTTTATGTCTATGATTGGACAGACTCTTTTAAATAAAATTGTAGGACAAAGTAAGATATATGACCCTGCTATGATTTTAGAAGTCTTACACTTAGAAATTCAACATGCATTAAAGCAAAATGAAGGAAAAAATGATGATGGAATGGAAGTCGCTATTTGTGTTATAGAAAATACAGATTTAGGTAAAGAGGTAACTTTTGCAGGAGCACATCGTCCTTTATACTATGTGCAAGATGGGCAATTTTTAAAAGCAAAAGGTAACCGACGTAGTATAGGAGGAAAGCAAAAACAGGAACACCAGCAGTTCATAACACATCTTATCCATCTACAAACAGGAGATACTATCTACCTTACAACAGACGGATTTGCAGACCAAAACAATGATAGAAGAGAAAAATACGGCACACAAAGATTCATACAATTCCTAGATACTATTAAAGAATATCCTCTTACTACACAAAAATTAGAGCTGATAGAGGAGTTTGACAGTTTTAGGAATAATGAGCCTCAACGAGACGACCTCACCATTTTGGGAATAAGAGTATAA
- a CDS encoding sensor histidine kinase, with translation MKIEGLVGAKQVRYIIALMSLAMLGLIGLQFYWITTTITLNKSRFKQNVHQALEKVATRLEKHEAIYVMKSSADQMSGQLMSTLDSITRAQNAARSMTYELQFEVKNGMFTGSQSTELVLEPMMKYDIRDAKTAWEENKRRRMNKSQIVSVIAEKLFFQNQEKPIQQRTSRPVIDSILREEMHNKGITLDYDFAVFNHPKKQWYFASPSTSSECLLETNYSAKLFPNDMRHPENILCVYFPKESKYLIGQMAMILSSSVIFIGVIILCFAAAIYTILRQKKVSEVTNDFINNMTHEFKTPIATISLAREFLQDVSVQQNQEKTNRYLGVIADESKRLSSQVEKVLQAAKLDRKDFKLNLKSLDLHQILEKVIRNSAVQVENRGGKIFTDLQADQTIIQGDQVHITSIISNLLDNANKYSPNIPRIEVQTRNTSNGIEIKFIDEGQGIPKKVVNKIFDKFYRVPTGNVHNVKGFGLGLSYVKTIVEAHHGTIEVESEVGKGSVFIIRLPFNQPSN, from the coding sequence ATGAAAATAGAAGGATTAGTAGGCGCAAAACAAGTACGCTATATCATCGCTCTTATGAGTTTGGCAATGCTCGGACTTATCGGACTTCAGTTTTATTGGATAACTACTACCATAACACTAAATAAGTCTCGTTTTAAGCAAAATGTACATCAAGCTCTTGAAAAAGTAGCTACTCGCTTAGAAAAACATGAAGCTATTTATGTGATGAAAAGTAGTGCAGACCAAATGAGTGGACAACTCATGTCGACGTTAGACTCTATCACAAGAGCCCAAAATGCTGCTCGTTCTATGACGTATGAGCTACAGTTTGAAGTAAAGAATGGAATGTTTACGGGTAGTCAAAGTACAGAATTAGTTCTAGAACCTATGATGAAATATGATATTCGTGATGCAAAAACGGCTTGGGAAGAAAATAAGCGTCGAAGAATGAATAAATCTCAAATTGTTTCTGTAATTGCTGAAAAATTATTTTTTCAAAATCAAGAAAAACCTATTCAACAACGTACGAGCCGTCCTGTAATTGATTCTATTTTGCGTGAAGAAATGCACAATAAAGGAATTACATTAGATTACGATTTTGCTGTGTTTAATCATCCTAAAAAACAGTGGTATTTTGCTTCTCCTTCTACAAGTAGTGAATGTTTATTAGAAACAAACTATTCGGCAAAGCTTTTTCCTAATGATATGCGTCATCCAGAAAATATTTTGTGTGTATATTTTCCAAAAGAATCTAAGTATTTGATAGGACAAATGGCAATGATACTCTCTTCTTCTGTTATTTTTATTGGTGTGATTATTCTTTGTTTTGCAGCAGCTATTTATACTATTCTTCGTCAGAAAAAAGTATCAGAAGTTACCAATGATTTTATCAATAATATGACACACGAGTTCAAAACTCCGATTGCAACCATTTCGCTTGCTCGTGAGTTTTTGCAAGATGTGAGTGTGCAACAAAATCAAGAAAAGACAAATCGTTATTTAGGTGTAATTGCAGATGAGAGTAAAAGACTTAGTTCGCAAGTAGAAAAAGTTTTACAGGCAGCAAAGCTAGATAGAAAAGATTTCAAACTCAATTTGAAGTCATTGGACTTACATCAGATTTTAGAAAAAGTAATTCGAAATAGTGCTGTACAAGTAGAAAACCGAGGAGGTAAAATATTTACAGACTTACAGGCAGACCAAACTATCATACAAGGAGACCAAGTTCATATCACAAGTATTATTTCTAACTTGCTAGACAATGCCAACAAATATTCTCCTAATATACCACGCATAGAAGTACAGACTAGAAATACTTCTAACGGAATTGAAATAAAATTTATTGATGAAGGACAGGGCATCCCTAAGAAAGTAGTAAACAAAATTTTTGATAAATTTTATAGAGTGCCGACAGGAAATGTACACAATGTTAAAGGTTTTGGCTTAGGACTCAGCTATGTAAAGACCATCGTAGAAGCTCACCATGGAACGATAGAGGTAGAGAGTGAGGTAGGTAAAGGGTCTGTTTTCATTATCAGACTGCCTTTCAATCAGCCTTCTAACTAG
- a CDS encoding tetratricopeptide repeat protein, translating into MTKSILKSMIAGAAFVAGSLLTNTVVAQNGAVSSAEFLVTSENPNYEKALDKIRQATYHEKTKDKAKTYYVRAKVFTAILQAGAEDEKVAALVTNPADSAFEAMKKVKAMEKAAGEDKYTEKLINISTDGLNVQQSLETQLKNTILNDVQKYQETDVERAYKAMVPLVDYFGNDTTLLKYTGYFAAQSEKYDEAGAYFERLGDIEDYNKSDAYQSAASAYYQAEDTIKLMNIVKKGTAKFPEEKYFLLVANDVHIKREEYQEAIDVLKKVHTLEPKNVQYLITLARLSNQLEKKEDAYSYYQKIYEIEADNEEALRALGVGYYEDAGEIYRVLRKEATDAGKSINKEDKRFKEMVVLADKAIPYLMAYKDISEDKSIVYSTLMNVYIYKGDAKKADEMEKLAEESK; encoded by the coding sequence ATGACAAAGTCAATTTTAAAATCAATGATAGCAGGAGCAGCTTTTGTAGCTGGTTCACTCCTTACAAATACAGTAGTTGCACAAAATGGAGCTGTAAGCAGTGCCGAGTTTTTAGTAACTTCAGAAAATCCAAACTATGAAAAGGCATTAGATAAAATTCGTCAAGCAACATATCACGAAAAAACAAAAGATAAAGCTAAGACGTACTATGTTCGTGCTAAAGTTTTTACGGCTATCCTTCAAGCAGGAGCAGAAGATGAAAAAGTAGCAGCACTTGTAACTAATCCAGCTGATAGTGCTTTTGAAGCTATGAAAAAGGTTAAAGCAATGGAAAAAGCTGCTGGAGAGGATAAATACACTGAAAAGCTAATAAATATATCTACTGACGGACTCAATGTACAACAGAGTTTAGAAACTCAGTTGAAGAATACTATTTTAAATGATGTTCAGAAATACCAAGAGACAGATGTTGAAAGAGCTTATAAAGCCATGGTACCTTTGGTAGATTATTTTGGTAATGATACTACTCTTTTGAAATATACAGGTTATTTTGCTGCTCAATCTGAAAAGTATGATGAAGCAGGAGCATATTTTGAGCGATTGGGTGATATAGAAGACTATAATAAATCTGATGCTTACCAGTCTGCAGCTTCAGCCTATTATCAAGCAGAAGATACTATTAAATTAATGAACATTGTTAAGAAAGGAACAGCTAAATTTCCAGAAGAAAAATATTTTCTATTGGTAGCAAATGATGTTCATATCAAAAGAGAGGAGTATCAAGAAGCTATTGATGTCTTAAAGAAAGTACATACTTTAGAGCCTAAAAATGTACAGTATCTCATTACATTAGCTCGTCTTTCTAACCAGCTAGAGAAAAAAGAAGATGCGTATTCTTACTACCAAAAAATATATGAAATTGAAGCTGATAACGAAGAGGCACTTCGTGCATTAGGAGTAGGGTATTACGAAGATGCAGGCGAAATATATCGTGTATTGAGAAAAGAAGCTACTGACGCTGGAAAATCTATCAATAAAGAAGATAAGAGATTTAAAGAAATGGTTGTTCTTGCTGATAAAGCTATTCCTTACCTTATGGCATACAAAGATATTTCAGAAGATAAGTCTATTGTGTATAGTACACTAATGAATGTTTATATCTACAAAGGAGATGCTAAAAAAGCTGATGAAATGGAAAAATTAGCGGAAGAGAGCAAGTAA